The stretch of DNA TCAAAATATATCTTTTGAAAGGCCTAGGCTATTTGCCATTTAACAATTCCTATCCCTAACAcaatttttatgtttttaatacTAGGCCTACAGTGGGCCTATGTCACAGCCCCAGATTAGAAGGCATGTTGCTGTGTTGATGATGATAAAAGATGAATACTATGTATTGAAATGAAGGCAAACCGATTGCGTGTAGCACTGCACCTGTCCTATGAAAACATCTAACTACCGAATAGGCCTGTATTGTGCCAGATTCAGTTTAGACTGTGCTATTTCCCCTTTCCAATAACCAGGGCAGTGTCCTccaaatataaaatacaaacagCCTATGTACATTTATAATGTATCCAACCAAGAGACCATTTCGTCCTCCTTTCCATCTCCTTCTTCTACACGTGTATGACAGTTGAACAATATAAGAGACTAGCATTGTTTGtgggagaaacacaaacaaaaatatacaaataatgtAGCATGTTTTGTTACCATCACCATCCCATGTATGCTTTTGAATTAATTACACAGCGGTATGAGTTGAAAATTCACTTTGGACACATTTGAGTTTGTTAAATGTTTGTTAAAGTTGGGTACTGTGATCTGCTGGCCTCGGGTCAGGTCTTGTCTTTCATGGACTGAAGACTGACATTCACAAACCTACCTTCGATACGGCTAGCCTGTCTCCTGATCCTGGAATGTCTTGCGCTTTTGGCATTAATTTGATAAAGAGCTAACTACATTCATATAATGTACATGTTGGATGGTATTGGATGCGCAAAAATccttctggatttttttttgttgttgaaacGGCGGTAATGGGGCATGTCAGGCAGGTCACATTAAAGAATAGGCTGAATACAATTTTCCAGCTTTATGCAAATGCCGTGTCAGAGGGGTCAGGGCGGGCGCGTGGCTTGTGGCTCCAAAGGCACACGCTCAAACTTCCAAATCCAACAAAGGCGGAAAGTAAAAGAATGGGAAGAAGAAACCCCCACCCTTCCATACTGCAATCCGCCTCGCGCTCGTACCCTCCTCTTTGTCCTCTTTTCCctagagggagaaaaaaatccaATAACAATCAGCTTTCCCTAGAGACAACAGACCGGTTGGGGGACACGCACAACGGCTGCGGGTTGCGTGGGGGATAGAGGGCCGGGTCAGTGTGTGTCGTCTCAAAGGCGGAATGCAAAGGAGAGCGAAGGAGGTGGTCACATTCAGACTCATGTATATTCATTTAATGTATTCTGATGGCTTTCAGGCGCAACGTCTGTTTTAATGCCAAATCAAAGTGCCGTTGCCgtcatttgtcattgcacacTTGCTTCTGGTTGCATTTATGGGTTATTTAGTTAGCCTACAGCGATCGGTTTCGCCAAGTTGACACTGGCTAGCCCTCCCGACAAAACAACAAATGCAAAAGTGGTTATGCGTAGGCCATTCGCTTGTGGTGTAAAATATTTCAACAAAGCATCAACAAGCATCTTCAACAAGCAAGGTCAAAATCAAAGAGTATAAGGGCTTAGTAACAGCCCCgttattaaaataaatcttTGTAATGTAGCTTATCAATCAAATAGCCTATTAAACGTTCCATTATGCAGAGGTTACACTAGGCCTATATGATGTAAATATGTGATGGCAACGGGTTTTCATGGCATGGATCCATAAAAGGTGAACCATTAACCCGCATGTTGTGCTCCTGTCCagaaatactttaaaaaaaacttttgaatACTTTTTAATACATCATATTCTCATGTGGATGCGTTATATTCTTCATCTTACCTACTAGAACGGATACAATACATTATATAGGCAGATTCATGAAGTTTATTTCAAATAATTTAACATTGTTATATTTGTTGTGTCTCCAGTCAAAAATGATCGGGCCTGTAAAATGAATGTCCAAGATTGTAATACTTGGACGTAATAAATGGTAAACTTGCCAGATGTCACATTTCATGCTGTCAGTTGGGTGTTGATATGAAGAGGTGTGCATTTCGTCATAAATCACACCGGTCAATCACATTAGCCAAATGGTGTTATGTTGTAAAATTACAGATTTTGTGATGTAGCttatgttttatgcatattgtgggcacatttttacattgttgttacatgttacacaaaataaattaaatgtgcACTAGTTGTATGTATGATACAATGTTTCCCCTTCCCCTTTTGAATAAAACTgagtggtaagctacatcattATTAAAAGGAGGCTTAGAAACTAGTTTAAACAAAGTCCTTATACCGTGTCTTGTTGAAATCAAAATAGATCTAAATCAAACATTTCTAAAAAGCATTGTTAACATATATTGCTGGTCAATTCTGACCGGAACCACAACAAGTGTAATCATGTTCCAAACGCAACATGAGGGTTAAATGGTAGATTTCAATTGTTCTCCATGCACCAACACATCTCAcagtaataacaacaacaattctCTTTTaatttctcttgttctctgagCCCGTAACTGGTTCAAATGTGAAATGAGACATCAAAAGATTGTTTTCAATGTATTGTTACCACCAGACGTTCATACACGTATACCTCCCAACCGTTCTACAAGTTTTTGTTTAGCTCAGCCCAACCTTTGCTGGCACATTATTGGAAATTAATTGAAACTTTGTCCATGATATAATGGGCTAACGATTCCCACAAGCTTCCCTTTTATGTTTTGTTGAAATAActtgatgtgttgtgtttgtttaggtaCAATGCAATGCAAGAGTTTTCCGATGCGGATTACAATCACCGACAACAGCACCAGCGGCGCCGATCGAAATGCTCTCACAAAAGTTTCTTCTCGAAAGGAAGGGGGATGTATGTGATGTCATTTTGCGCCAGATTGTGGACGTGTGATGAAAATTGTTAATTTCGATGACAATGACATGCCAGACTGTTGCCATTGTTAGGATCAGACATCAGGAGGTGGGGGCGAGAGTTTGGAGGATTTAGGGTTAACAACAACAGATCAGGTCTTGCTAAAGACATCATAAGAATacaataaaaaatatgattttGAGAATAAATACAAGCGTCTAGGACAATATTGTAAATCGTTTAAATTCCACGTCACTCttagtgtccatgtgtgtttgtgtgtatggaggggggtgCGGTGGGGTaggagacattttttttttcatgacttTTTGCTTAAACGCTGACACTATCTTTACTCACCaaggcccccctccccctccaacaggcaccctcttccctctctttctttccaccgTTTTGATGAACGGACGAGGGGATGCGGCACGTGTGTGCTGAATGGAGTCCCCGAGGAGAAGGCTGAATAAAAGCTGGATAAGGTTGGAGTGTGGCATGGTGTAATCTGCATAATGGCGAGGGACCGTCAAGGACGGGGCAAGTGGCCGAGGAGTGGTATGGTAAAAAGAGGAGGGCGGGGGAGTGGGTGGGGTGTGACATCTGCCACTCCACTCATCTGAGACCCCGGGTAGATCATGTTGCCGGGCCTCACTATTGATGCCTGGACTGGGGCCATCTGCGTCCTAACCGATGCACAATGCATGTTCAGGGGCTTTAAAAGGACGAGGCGAGCGACAGGGTTTCAGTCTCAGTAATCCCGCCAGAGTGTTCGGGACACaactcctttctctttcctttggAGACACGGCATTTTAACTCAAGGCGTAAACAAACTTGTTGGAATCCCGACCTTCATCATGCCAAAGGGTTTTCTCGTAAAACGGTCCAAGAGGCCAGGTGCTGTCTCATACAGAATTCGTGACGACTCCGAACCAGCTCAAAGTCTCCCCTCAGTTGCTGGTTTTCCGACATATCATCTCTTTAAGGACAATGTGCAGGCGTCCAGCTTCGCGCAAAGAACACCAAACAGGGTTTATTTCGGAGGGATGCCTGAATCATTTTATGGGCCATCTCTAAGCCCAACTCGACCAGACAGCGCGGAGTACAATAATCAGTACCCCAAAAGTGCGGAGCCTCAATCGTTGACTGAGATTTTTCCCGAACCGATTCTGGGAAGCTTTGCTCTTAATGGGTCGCCGGCGACACCCTCCCTACCAGAAATGACTTCCAAACTGGACTCTATTTGTAAAGAACAGGCACGAGCTGCGGCAAAGAGACCTGCCCCGACCAGAGCGAAAAATCAAGCCAGCGCCAAAAAGCGCAAATCCACCAGTTCCCCACATCAAGAGAAGCGGCCTGTCAGCCGGGACGAGGTCACCAAGTCGCCTGTACTGGGCCTGCGTATCACGGAGGATCTAGATGAAGACACAAAAAAGAGCTCAAGCACAGGCAGTCCGTTGGGTGGGTTTATTTGTCAGCTCTGCAAAGAAAGTTACTTAGACCCGCTCAGCTTGGCTCATCACAAGTGTTCCCGCATTGTGCGAGTCGAGTATCGCTGCACCGAGTGTGACAAAGTTTTCAGCTGCCCCGCTAATCTCGCCTCACACAGGCGCTGGCACAAACCCAGGAGCGCACAAGGGGAAAGTGTCTCCCCACAACGAGAAGAGAACAAATCCTCACCGACAGCATCCAGCCATGTGTCGAACTCTCGAGAAACCGTCACGCCGCCACCCCACACCTCAGACTCGGCTTCAGATGATGAGATGCCCTTTAACTGCCCTTTGTGCGCAAAGAAGTTCAGACGACAGGCATACCTGAGAAAACACCTGGCTCTCCACAGCAGAAAAGCAAGTGGCCTGCTGCAGAGCCAGCATTCCCCCGATGCCACCGTGACAGCACAAAGTCCCAGCggtaaggaagagagagacacacaagacGGTTCCGTTCAAAACCCAACGAACGAGAACATGTCTGCGCAGGAAGGCGATGTGTATCACTGTAGATTTTGTGGAGACAATTTCTTTTCATCTCCTGGGTTTACAAGACACATCAACAAGTATCACCCCACGGAGAACAGGCAGGTGATATTTTTCCCCCGGACTGTTTGAACCCAAAAGGATGGCGGATTTGACCTGTTAGAAGatcttttatatattttttatgaatgttttttttttttttaaactgaaataTTGAAATATGTTAACCTCGCCCCCAAATTGCATTAACCcatattttgtaaatgtttgtgtctgtgtaagaaatattaattaatttatttatgtatttattaatttattcattatttatatattattatttatttcagtaactgtatttattgttttgCATGATTTGTGTCAATTTTCATTGTGAAGAATTGTACGTGATTTGAATCAACTAGTCACAGTTTTGTGTGAATCAAAAACATAAGAGCTACAACGTCTTTAATaatatttttctacatttcaGTGTTCAATAAAATCAGTTGAAGTTTCAATCGCTTCTGTGGTTCTTTCCCAAGTTCAAAGGACCACACCAATGTGATGGTCTAACTTCAGATTTTCTCTCCACTCAAATATTCCGATTTATTCCATAGGATTAGGCCTACATGAGATGGACATTTAATGACCACATCGTATTTTTTAGTGCTCAGTTTAGCATTGGCGCTCAGAAAAGCATTCTTATCTCTTATCCGGCATACATCCATTCGAAGTGATTTTCATTAGCTTATTGCAGGAACAGGCGTGTGACCATAGCAAATAGGCAAGTGATAATCCTCCATTTGTCGCCGttattgactgactgactcctgTCCATTAAACGTCCAGGTTTGGACGTATAAGAGGGCGACTGCTTAATTACAAACCGTTGCTGATCACTAACGTGTGAAAAGCCgagttttttttcaataatttatGTCTATGAATTCCGTCTGTTGTCTATTGATGTTTTTCTGTATTCCGAAAAACAGATGTCAGGTCAGATGGTTCCTTAAAAATCACACATTTGACCTGAAATGACCTTTTAATGGATTCAAGACACTAAATTCAGTGTTATAGTTTGTTACTCTCAGATGGAGAGGTCGCCTATTACGATGACCACCGCTTTTTCGTTTAAGAAAGCAGGCTCAAGGTATGCTAAAGGTACGTCTCTTCACGAAAAAATAATCACTATCACTTCATTATTAAggtgaaacataaaaaaaatggtttgaCAGCACAACGGAGTCAAACGTTAGTCCAACGTTAGATAAAAGGTAAAATTCAAACATGTATTTGTAAAGAGTTGGCTGATTCTTCGAAAAGAGTCTTCATCACATCAAACTTGCAGGCAAAATAAGCaaaataagcaaaaaaaagagtcGTGAGTTAAGTTGGAACACCAATGTGAGAGACTTATAGAACGTCAGTCAGTCATGGCACTTGACCGTTTTGTGGCGTCATAGTTTGAGCCACTATGACTTGAAACAAGAATGCACAGGTGTAGTGTTCTATTTCTGTGAGCTGTAAATATTataatttcagttcagttcagttcatttcagttttgTTGACTGCTGTATTTCTACCGTTGCATAGAGGTATATGTAAttctgtattttgttttcatatgTTTTAAAGCTTAAGTCAATGCAAACAGCTGTTCAAATGTCAATGAGGAGAATGGACATCCTTGCAACTTAGCCTATATATAAAATAACTAATAACTTAACATAACTTAACATAACTTAAGAGACTGATTAACCTCCACTGCTTCTGTGTAGCCAGCTGTTCACAACTAATGTTTTCTGCTAGCACTTTACTTAAAATGATGTGGATTGCAAGCTCTAGATTTGGATTTTGTGTTTGGCTGTCAGTTGTGGTTGTTGAGGGTGAGAACGATGGAGAGGAAAGCACCATCACGTGCGTATCGCCAGATGAGGGCCAAAAGTGGTATGTGATCACAATAAAGTGTGATGGAATTCAGGTACACCCATTCATTGCCATACAAGGGCTTACTTGTGCTGGTCAATGGCAAAATTAATTTTATAAACACTGATCACAATGAGTTTTATGCTCTGCATTGCATGTTATGGGTACCTCTGAACTTTAAtgactgtgtgtccatgagaTTGCTAATGTTTacctttttttgggggggattaCCTTGGACCGAAGTGCGTCAAAGGACAGCATCAATCAGCAAAAAACCACTGCAGAGAAAAAGATTGTTTGCCACATGTGGGGATGTTACTCCAGAACAACTAAAGAAGCTCTTGCATTTGGgtacttttattttaaatatcaaaacatgaaataataaAATCATACCATGCATTTCAACAAGAAATATATATAGTGGATGGTGTATTAACTTTGGATCGAGTGGATGCTCGACAAGGCAAGTTAAATGTTTGAATTGTAACGTGTATTTTATCTGGTCAACAACACATGCCTTCTGACTCTTGTACTTAGACCAGGAAAGACATATCCAGAGTCTGAGGCACTCAAAAGTCTGCTGGAAGAGGATACAAGGGGCGCTGCTGTCCTGGAAGCGCCGGCTCTACAGCCTCACCTACGGGTTCACAGAGGATAGTATCTTTGACCAGTTCATCCTGTTTGTGGTGATACTCAACACTGCCACCCTGGTGGCTCAGACATTTGAGAACGTCATTGTGAGGGGAGGTAAAAGCTAAGATATTTATTATTCCTCAAGTCCAATGAGACATTTAATCCTGACAGATTGACATCAAAGACAAATGTTCTTGATATAAAATGATTCAGTGATCTAGGAACAGAAAAGAGGGTGATTGTCAGAAGATAATGCAAAAGCTTTTCTCCACccatttctccttctctgtcacaGGATGGTATATGTCAGCCATGGATTCAGCTTTCATGGCAATCTACCTGATGGAGTTTGTATTTAAGTTTATGGTCTGGGGATTTTTATACTTCAAAAACGCATGGAACAACATTGGTGAGCTACTAAACCATTAGAAATGACAAAACTCAGATAATGTTTATGTATATTCAGGACATATTCATCATTCCCAGTGCTTATGCAATTgtatccccccgcccccctccctctctcacacccacacatgcacacagacttcTTCATTATCCTAGTTAGCATGATTGATTTCATACTGCCTTTTGTGGAGTTTGTGGATTTCTCTGGCCAAGCTTCAGCAGTGTTCCAGATCCTTAAAATCTTCAAAGGTATCCGTGCCATCCGAGCATTCCGTGTCCTACGGACCATCCGGTAAGGGCCTCTACCCCCTTGGTGTTTGTGCTATTTCCTCTTGTGTCATCTAAGCCCTCTGAACAATATTCCTCTGTGCCCTCACTCACCCTTCAGCTTCCTTCAAAACCTGCAGTCCATTGTGGCAACTTGCCTTCGGTCCCTCGCGTCCATGGGcgccatcatcatcctcatgttCACCTTCCTCCTCATGTTTGCCGTCCTCTTCCGCGGGATGTTCAGTCAGACAGATCCGTATCACTTTGGCACCATGTTTCGTACCATCTTCACCCTTTTCCAGCTGCTCACGCTGGATGACTGGTCCTTCACCTACTCCATCAGTCGGGACAATGGTAGGGAGACTGTAGCCAGCTGCGTTAAAAAGAAGTCTCTGTAGGACTGGTTTGAACTTTAAAGTGGTTTTCTATGTTTTGACGTGGTTATTCTTATCTGTATCCATCTGGTGAATGGCAGGTGCACCACACATTATTATCTTCCTCATCTGTTACATCGTGGTGGAGTACTTCACTTTTCTTAAGTAAGTGGTCACCAGTGTTCAAACTTGCATCCTTAAATACATTTAGGTATGTTCTTGATTTTTCTATTTGCTACAGgttacatgtacagtacattacacatacattacTAACACAACCTTCTCTTTTTAGTCTATTCATGGCCGTGTTAGTTGACAATTTCCAGCTCACAATTAAGAAGAGAGTGGAATCCAAGTTTCAGAGGGTATTCAAACTATACTTAATTTAAATGCCACTTGCTGTTGCTGTGAATAAAAAATCAAGATATTAAGGCATATGGTCATTTTCAGTATCAGGACATATTTGAGGATGAGCTGGAGTCAATCAGAAAAATAGGTACATTATGACAATACACTGCACAATACATACTGACTTTCAAAAAATTCTATTCAGACATCTGAAATTGAAATATTTCAATTGTTCTTGCTTCCTCAGAGCTCAAGACAGTGCCACTGACTGATGAGGACTTCTATAAGCAGGCTCTGAAGCTGACCTacagtgaaaataaatacaGTGCAGAGTGGGTGAGCTAGGAATATTAAGTTAAGACAGCAGACATGGTCAACAAAATAGTGAATCATTAGTACTAACAGGTGTAGAAAATTGCTGAAatataactgtttttttttttctcgaacTACTGTTAGCTACAAATCATGTCAATGTTGTGATGTTCTCTGTGTACACTTGAGACTAGTGggtaaaagtaaacaaaaacaaagattgaGGACCCATCCACACTGCCAGTGATAACTATAACAATTACTGTAGATAATTGAAAGTCGTTTTAAGTAAAGCCCTAGCTCATAACTATGGCAATGTCCACACCATTATAACAATAACGACATGAAAAATGATACCATTGGTCATCACTTTCAGAGCGATTGTGTGAACGATAAAAACAGATCAGAATCCATCGGCATCACATGAAAAGTGAGGTGAAGTTTTCCTCATAGCGTTATAGTTACAGCTGAATTTATAGTTATTGTTGGCAGTGTGGACAGCCCGTAAGAGTGCCTTAAGAGTCTCTCAAAACCTTTTGACTTCACAATATTTTGTTTGCTAAATTGACATGAAAGATACTTTGCTGCATGCCATTACTGACAGTGTCCGTCAGCTCAAGAAAATCAAAACACAGTTGCACCAGGGGTAAAATCACACAATAACATGGTGCCTGAGCACTGCAGAGCTTAAAATACTGCAGAGCTTAAAATGCTGCAGGTCTATGCCTGCCGGATGACAGCAATAGTTCATGGACTGCTAATCATCATTAGGTCTCTACCCACATCCTGGGTGTAGTGGCAGTTTTTTCTCTTCTTGAtcatcagtgttgtgttgtgttgactaGAGCAGACTTCACTTCAATCTCTGACCCAGACCGCATCATTTGATAGATGACATAATGTAGAAGTGTGTGAACAGCTCACAAACTTTCTAAGACTACTCAGTCAGTCTCTAACAACGCCCTAGAGATGCATTTGCCACCGAGACTACCCAGAGCTGTAATGAGTGTATGGATGCATCTTATGACTGCATCTTATAATTATTGCTTtaattaactttggcctgtAAGCGCTTGTACTTGTACTTGTACTTACACAATGTTTCAATGTAAATGCTGGTTACAGGGAGATTAACTTGATATGTTTCTACCTCAAACTTCTGGCTGCCATCGACCAGAACCAGCAAAAATTCATGTCCCAAGGTGCTGTGCTTGACAGGCTTGTTGACACCTTCTTCGAGGTAAAGCCATCTCATCATTTCCACGTGACTCATCAAGAAAGGTGTTATTAGTATCGAAACAAAAGAGGCTCATCAACTAAAATAGTGGGGAAGTGAAATGTGCATAAGTTTGATTACACTAGTAGTGCTACCACTCATACTGAAAAAACTGCTCGTCTAACAAACCTGTAAggattatatataatatatatatattcacacatataaacaaacctGTAAggcttatatataatatatacatatatatatattcacacatataaacaaacctgtaaggcttttatatatatatatatatccgcAGCATAAGTGATTTTCCTTTTCCCTTCCAGGCTGGCGATAATATTGAAGCTGCCGAGTATGAATGAGCTTTAGGGTCTTTCAGTTTTTATTCCCACAGATTTATAGCGCAATAAAGCTGGCTTTGAACCTCTGCCACTGTATTTCCTTGTGAATATGCTCCTAAACATGAATAGACACAATCACAATAGCTTGCCCAAATAGTTTGGATTGGGGGCGTTCATTTCagaaaaacatgacattttaaataacatttgaaTGACTATACATTTATTAGGGTGAAAACATGATTCTGTTCCTAGTTCACATTTACAACTATAAAGATTAATACACACAGTTTTACAGAAAATGGTCTAATTTAAAATTGGCACGCCCATTGTGCCAGTGTATTACCATAGTTTACATTCagataaaaaagacaaacatctGTACAAGTACCAAATTTACATTCTTGTAACAGTATATCATGGCTTTTTAAAAGAGGAAACTGCCACTGTTTTGTTCAACACAAAGTTATTCAAAAATCCTTTACAAAGAAACTATTTAGATGTACGAATACCTCTGAACACTAACGAATGTTTTTAGTCATGGTCTGGTGGATATGTGATATCTCTTGTACAAACGACAATCCACAACGGTGGAGGACCAACGCGAGTGAAATAAAAAGGTAATCTATTTGGATAATGCGGCCGTTTGTGCTCGTGGCGTGCGCGTCACCACttccctctcttgctccagTCCTTGGGGGTGAAATGTAGGCATTTGGGGTCGATGCGCAGGTGGCGCTTCTGCATGGCTCTCTCGTGGCCGTCCACGATGTCCTCAGACAGAGTCAGGATGTACtggccctgagagagagagagagagagagaggagaggaaacctTTTAGACGcagggtgtgttttgtgtaaaaaGCCGGTTGATGCCAACGATTTGTGACGAGACGGACCCTGTGTAGAGCGTCGCGGAGACGCGTAGTAGGGGTGTGATTTAATCGTTGCAGGCCGTCTCATGCAGTGTCAAATAGCAGTTGCAAGATCTTTGTCCACAAAAAAGGGCTACCCCTACTGGACATcatactacattacaacaaatgATGCTCTTTTGTTATGGGCAAAGGAGGCACATATTTCTTTCTGTTACTTATGATCTGAGTGTGTTCACCTGAATCAGACTACTGGCAGTAGGATTATGTAATGCTCTGCATCCTGACTATCGCTTTCACAAAATCACTTTAAGgccccagtcagtcagtcagtcagtcagacagacagacagacagacagacagacagacacagacagacagacagacagacagagccacaCTGCAGGGCCTTTTTTGCTGAAGCccactatttaaaaaaaaaaaaaaaaaagagcagttTGCAGCATTTCTTTTTTGCTGTTGCTAGGCAACCATCAAAATCAGCTGTCCTTAGCCTTACCATGATTTTGCTCACAGATCTGTACCTTTTTGGGCTAAAAACATCAGCATTCAAAAATGGACAGGTGGAGGGCACTTGTTCTGGCTCTGATTGAGGGTGAGAGACtgttctgattggacaatgGGGGGGTTCCAACTCTGAGTTGAAGTTTTTCCAACTGGAGGTGTTCCGAGCGCTCCTGCAAAAAAGCAAGGTGCCCAGGGCACATAACGCCTACTGCCTATATAAAACAACGGCAGAAAAGCGTAAGCAGCGCGCAAAACACCTACTGCCTATATAAAACAACGGCAAAAATACGGAAGCAGCGCGCAAAACACCTACTGCCTATATAAAACAACGGCAAAAATACGgaaaaaactgaattgaatacaCATACTTGACAGGCTGCTCCAGAGCTATAGATTACCTTGTAGTAATTGATGAGATTGAGGTATTGAAGGGTTGATATGACGTCCTCCTTCTTAACGCTGGTTATTTCACTGATCTCACTGAAACGAATGGACAGTAATCTTACAccttcacacaaacagaatcatGATCACAGGAAAATCACATCTTAACACAGTATTAATATGGCCCCAACCTTTATGAGCAATGAGCAATATAAGCCCATACAGTGGGGAAGATAAGTATTTGAatccctgccgatttcgcaagtttggccacttgcaaagaaatgtgtgatctataattgtaatagtaggtgaaTTTTAACAGTGAGGaacagaatataaaaaaaaaaaatccagaaaactgcattttataacatttatgacttaatttgcatttgatgcagaaaataagtatttgaacccctagcaaaacatgatttagtacttggtggagtaacccttgttggcaagcacagacgtcagacttttcttgtagttggtcaccaggtttacacacatctcaggagggattttggtccactcctctttgcagatcctctccaaatccttaaggttgcgttttcaatgggagggaatgagggaatgcggttcaagcccaatattccacgttacatggccccatccatagtcccctcgatgcagtggagtcatcctgtacccttggcagagaaacagccccaaagcataatgtttccacctccatgcttgacggtggtgatggtgttcttggggtcatattcagcattcttccccctcgttacgcggcaagtcgagttgatgccaaagaccttgattttggtctcatctgaccacatcctgtctcccaatcctccttagaatcattcaagtgttcattggcaaacttcagacggccctgtacatgtgcttccttgagcagggggaccttgcgagtgctgcagtacttcaaaccattacggcgtagtgtgttgccaatggttttcttggtgactgtggtcccagctgccttgagatcattcacaagttccccctgtgtagttctggggttattctgcacctttcggatgatcaccgataccgcacgaggggatatcttgcatggagccccagacctagagcgattgacagttgtttggtgttgcttccatttacgaataatcgcaccaatagttgtctgcttctcaccaagctgcttgccgatggttttgtaacccattccagcc from Clupea harengus chromosome 8, Ch_v2.0.2, whole genome shotgun sequence encodes:
- the LOC122133098 gene encoding cation channel sperm-associated protein 1-like, with amino-acid sequence MERKAPSRAYRQMRAKSVRQRTASISKKPLQRKRLFATCGDVTPEQLKKLLHLDQERHIQSLRHSKVCWKRIQGALLSWKRRLYSLTYGFTEDSIFDQFILFVVILNTATLVAQTFENVIVRGGWYMSAMDSAFMAIYLMEFVFKFMVWGFLYFKNAWNNIDFFIILVSMIDFILPFVEFVDFSGQASAVFQILKIFKGIRAIRAFRVLRTIRFLQNLQSIVATCLRSLASMGAIIILMFTFLLMFAVLFRGMFSQTDPYHFGTMFRTIFTLFQLLTLDDWSFTYSISRDNGRETVASCVKKKSL
- the LOC105906598 gene encoding insulinoma-associated protein 1b-like; this translates as MPESFYGPSLSPTRPDSAEYNNQYPKSAEPQSLTEIFPEPILGSFALNGSPATPSLPEMTSKLDSICKEQARAAAKRPAPTRAKNQASAKKRKSTSSPHQEKRPVSRDEVTKSPVLGLRITEDLDEDTKKSSSTGSPLGGFICQLCKESYLDPLSLAHHKCSRIVRVEYRCTECDKVFSCPANLASHRRWHKPRSAQGESVSPQREENKSSPTASSHVSNSRETVTPPPHTSDSASDDEMPFNCPLCAKKFRRQAYLRKHLALHSRKASGLLQSQHSPDATVTAQSPSGKEERDTQDGSVQNPTNENMSAQEGDVYHCRFCGDNFFSSPGFTRHINKYHPTENRQVIFFPRTV